Proteins encoded in a region of the Haloarchaeobius salinus genome:
- a CDS encoding type IV pilin, protein MRRGGERGQSAPIGTLLMVALVLVAAGAAGVVIFDLSPDLLGNAPSASIDVSVETNGPDAQTLAIRHRGGDDLRVDAFDVVVRDGDGVSRLTLSAFENRSGISDGVVDAGDELRTTQLLSGPATVQLIHRPTDAVVDEQRVTIPSDSSPSVVDFESSAPTQSFEDNQDGTGDTTVEDGGATVQQSGNQWKFVDRDYTVTENTTLVFEFRSTSMGEIHGIGLEDDQDQTGGRVIEVYGDQYWGHDVANFDGLERYQQSDGWVRYEVPIGEHYEANGYDGNTEYIVFITDCDTNSGCTPDREDPPNSRFRNVRIYENDSSASLAPASVT, encoded by the coding sequence ATGCGAAGGGGAGGGGAACGAGGACAGTCGGCACCGATCGGGACGCTGTTGATGGTCGCGCTGGTGCTCGTCGCGGCGGGCGCGGCCGGGGTCGTCATCTTCGACCTGTCGCCGGACCTGCTCGGCAACGCGCCGTCGGCGAGCATCGACGTCAGCGTCGAGACGAACGGCCCGGACGCACAGACGCTCGCCATCCGGCATCGGGGTGGTGACGACCTGCGCGTCGACGCGTTCGACGTGGTCGTGCGCGACGGGGACGGGGTCTCACGACTGACCCTGTCGGCGTTCGAGAACCGGTCCGGCATCAGCGACGGTGTCGTCGACGCGGGGGACGAACTGCGGACGACGCAGCTCCTCTCCGGCCCGGCGACGGTCCAGCTGATACACCGGCCGACGGACGCCGTCGTCGACGAGCAGCGCGTCACGATCCCGTCCGACAGCAGTCCGTCGGTCGTCGACTTCGAGAGCAGCGCGCCGACGCAGTCGTTCGAGGACAACCAGGACGGCACCGGCGATACGACCGTCGAGGACGGTGGGGCGACCGTCCAGCAGTCGGGCAACCAGTGGAAGTTCGTCGACCGCGACTACACCGTGACCGAGAACACGACGCTCGTCTTCGAGTTCAGGAGCACCTCGATGGGTGAGATACACGGTATCGGGCTGGAGGACGATCAGGACCAGACCGGGGGCCGGGTCATCGAGGTGTACGGCGACCAGTACTGGGGCCACGACGTGGCCAACTTCGACGGGCTGGAGCGTTACCAGCAGAGCGACGGCTGGGTCCGCTACGAGGTGCCCATCGGGGAGCACTACGAGGCGAACGGCTACGACGGCAACACGGAGTACATCGTATTCATCACCGACTGCGACACGAACTCCGGCTGTACTCCCGACCGTGAGGACCCACCGAACTCCCGGTTCCGCAACGTTAGGATCTACGAGAACGATAGCTCCGCCTCGCTCGCACCGGCTTCGGTTACCTGA
- a CDS encoding aspartate/glutamate racemase family protein gives MDSADGDLRTVGILGGMSSESTVQYYRGIDAGINEERGGHAAGQVLIRSVNFADIEGFIADERWDAAGDYLADAAGDLDAGGADFVVMATNTMHRVTPAIEDALSVPFVHIVDPTAAAIADAGLDTVGVLGTRPVMEGEFYAGRFADHGIDVVVPDAERRQQVHDVIFDELTKGIVTDESRVAYVAAIEELVDAGSEGVVLGCTEIEMLVAQSDVPDTPLFDTTALHVADAVDRCLGVVASK, from the coding sequence ATGGACTCCGCAGACGGCGACCTCCGGACGGTCGGCATCCTCGGCGGCATGAGCAGCGAATCGACGGTCCAGTACTACCGCGGTATCGACGCGGGCATCAACGAGGAACGGGGCGGCCACGCCGCCGGACAGGTGCTCATCAGGAGCGTGAACTTCGCCGACATCGAGGGGTTCATCGCCGACGAGCGGTGGGACGCGGCCGGCGACTACCTCGCGGACGCCGCGGGCGACCTCGACGCCGGCGGGGCGGACTTCGTCGTCATGGCGACGAACACGATGCACCGGGTCACGCCCGCCATCGAGGACGCGCTCTCGGTGCCGTTCGTCCACATCGTCGACCCGACGGCGGCGGCCATCGCCGACGCCGGGCTCGATACGGTCGGCGTCCTCGGCACCCGGCCGGTGATGGAGGGGGAGTTCTACGCAGGCCGGTTCGCCGACCACGGTATCGACGTGGTCGTCCCCGACGCCGAGCGCCGGCAGCAGGTCCACGACGTCATCTTCGACGAGCTGACGAAGGGCATCGTCACGGACGAGTCCCGTGTAGCCTACGTCGCGGCCATCGAGGAACTCGTCGACGCGGGTTCCGAGGGCGTCGTGCTCGGCTGCACCGAGATCGAGATGCTCGTCGCGCAGTCGGACGTGCCCGACACGCCGCTGTTCGATACGACCGCGTTGCACGTCGCTGACGCCGTGGACCGCTGTCTCGGCGTCGTCGCATCGAAGTAA
- a CDS encoding stage II sporulation protein M — protein sequence MTDRPDDPPDGESATEPADTDDGVGWSFDGDEPAEPQSEPAEPPETTPPGQDDPPTLSWDGFALAWREHRRYTAFSAVLFLLSIPLGVALWEVGFDLFGAMGFDSPSEMFPDDITALFIFLNNTRAFFVFILGALTGGILTTFGLVFNGVLVGYVVTPAAAQEGFGFVLLALLPHGVLELPALFVGAAIAYRFLGNIVLYVFDRRDHFYTRGEVKRTGLLVGVSVVTLAVAAVVEMHVTTWLLDQVYGTAGA from the coding sequence ATGACCGACCGCCCCGACGACCCTCCAGACGGGGAGTCAGCGACGGAGCCGGCCGACACCGACGACGGCGTCGGCTGGTCGTTCGACGGCGACGAGCCCGCGGAACCACAGTCAGAACCCGCCGAGCCGCCCGAGACGACTCCACCCGGGCAGGACGACCCGCCGACGCTCTCGTGGGACGGCTTCGCGCTCGCCTGGCGGGAGCACCGCCGCTACACCGCGTTCTCGGCGGTGCTGTTCCTGCTGAGCATCCCGCTCGGCGTCGCGCTCTGGGAGGTCGGCTTCGACCTGTTCGGCGCGATGGGGTTCGACTCGCCGAGCGAGATGTTCCCCGACGACATCACCGCGCTGTTCATCTTCCTGAACAACACCCGCGCCTTCTTCGTGTTCATCCTCGGGGCGTTGACCGGGGGTATCCTGACGACGTTCGGGCTGGTGTTCAACGGGGTGCTGGTCGGCTACGTCGTGACGCCAGCCGCCGCCCAGGAGGGCTTCGGCTTCGTGCTGCTCGCGTTGCTCCCCCACGGCGTCCTCGAGCTGCCGGCGCTGTTCGTCGGGGCCGCTATCGCGTACCGGTTCCTGGGGAACATTGTGCTCTACGTCTTCGACCGCCGCGACCACTTCTACACCCGCGGTGAGGTGAAGCGGACGGGGCTGCTCGTCGGCGTCTCGGTGGTCACGCTCGCCGTCGCCGCAGTCGTCGAGATGCACGTGACGACGTGGCTGCTGGACCAGGTGTACGGGACGGCCGGGGCCTGA
- a CDS encoding PAS domain S-box protein encodes MSGGGDASVREEEPPAGAALLAAADTGVVVLDGDGRVVWSNDAATRYLGVDGAAVRGLSAEAFAERAASRLADGAAFVAAVTEGGVDAPDREIHVVDGPEDRWLERRTHPIEDGEYAGGRVECYVDVSDQKHALDRLDRRERTLRAVHDVLLDRSRDLDDRLDELLDVTGRMLGADHAAFARFGDGRVLVENVTSGLDAAVAPGHAIDTSETIAGVVSERDGLVHADDATDRWPDRHPVGVAGNTGLDYYVGVPVAVEGEQYGVLSFAGAAPKQGGLDWELTLLDITANSLGHELANSIREDRAEEQLLQARREFESLVQDVEDYAIFRLDTDGHVESWNRGAEEIKGYESEEIIGEHVRTFHTEADREIDYADELLDRARERGRAVDTGWRVRADGSRIWVNAVITALHDDDGELLGFLKVTRDMTERRAREKQLEHERERLEFVNRIIRHNLLNGMNVVEARANILEGHVDDEVAPHLATIQERVEDMTDLIETMRTFMKAIVEGEEHEAEPMALDGVLEDELAKADRAYDDATFEHDALPEVPVLADDLLPEVFENLLTNAVQHNEGPTARVRVETEVTDDEVVVRVLDDGPGIDESVMAHVFEKGQKGFESPGTGFGLYLVHEIVDSYGGRVEATNREAGGAAFTVGLPRP; translated from the coding sequence GTGAGCGGCGGGGGCGACGCGTCCGTCCGGGAGGAGGAGCCGCCGGCGGGTGCGGCACTGCTCGCCGCCGCGGATACGGGTGTCGTCGTCCTCGACGGGGACGGACGGGTGGTCTGGTCGAACGATGCGGCGACGCGGTACCTCGGTGTCGACGGCGCGGCCGTCCGCGGGCTGTCCGCGGAGGCGTTCGCCGAGCGGGCCGCCTCCCGGCTCGCCGATGGCGCCGCGTTCGTCGCGGCAGTGACCGAGGGCGGCGTCGACGCCCCCGACCGGGAGATCCACGTCGTCGATGGCCCCGAGGACCGGTGGCTCGAACGTCGCACCCACCCGATAGAGGACGGGGAGTACGCGGGCGGTCGGGTAGAGTGCTACGTCGACGTCAGCGACCAGAAGCACGCACTCGACCGACTCGACCGGCGCGAACGGACCCTCCGCGCCGTCCACGACGTCCTGCTCGACCGGTCGCGCGACCTCGACGACCGTCTCGACGAGCTGCTCGACGTGACCGGCCGGATGCTCGGAGCGGACCACGCGGCGTTCGCCCGGTTCGGCGACGGGCGCGTGCTCGTCGAGAACGTCACATCCGGTCTCGACGCGGCCGTCGCGCCCGGCCACGCCATCGACACGTCAGAGACCATCGCGGGTGTCGTCTCGGAACGGGACGGTCTCGTCCACGCCGACGACGCGACCGACCGGTGGCCCGACCGTCACCCGGTCGGGGTCGCCGGGAACACGGGACTCGACTACTACGTCGGCGTCCCGGTCGCCGTCGAGGGCGAGCAGTACGGCGTGCTGTCGTTCGCCGGTGCCGCCCCGAAGCAGGGGGGGCTCGACTGGGAGCTGACGCTGCTCGACATCACCGCGAACTCGCTCGGCCACGAACTCGCCAACAGCATCCGCGAGGACCGGGCCGAGGAGCAGCTCCTGCAGGCACGACGCGAGTTCGAGTCGCTGGTGCAGGACGTCGAGGACTACGCCATCTTCCGGCTGGACACCGACGGCCACGTCGAGAGCTGGAACCGCGGCGCGGAGGAGATCAAGGGTTACGAGAGCGAGGAGATCATCGGCGAGCACGTCCGCACGTTCCACACCGAGGCCGACCGCGAGATCGACTACGCGGACGAGCTCCTCGACCGTGCCCGGGAGCGAGGTCGGGCGGTCGACACGGGCTGGCGCGTCCGGGCCGACGGCTCGCGCATCTGGGTGAACGCCGTCATCACGGCGCTGCACGACGACGACGGCGAGCTCCTGGGGTTCCTGAAGGTGACCCGCGACATGACGGAGCGGCGCGCCCGCGAGAAACAGCTGGAGCACGAGCGCGAGCGGCTGGAGTTCGTCAACCGCATCATCCGGCACAACCTCCTCAACGGGATGAACGTGGTCGAGGCCCGGGCGAACATCCTCGAGGGCCACGTCGACGACGAGGTCGCGCCGCACCTCGCCACCATCCAGGAGCGCGTCGAGGACATGACCGACCTCATCGAGACGATGCGGACGTTCATGAAGGCCATCGTCGAGGGGGAGGAGCACGAGGCGGAGCCGATGGCGCTCGACGGCGTGCTCGAAGACGAGCTGGCGAAGGCAGACCGTGCCTACGACGACGCGACGTTCGAACACGACGCGCTCCCCGAGGTTCCGGTGCTCGCGGACGACCTGCTCCCGGAGGTGTTCGAGAACCTGCTGACGAACGCGGTCCAGCACAACGAGGGGCCGACGGCACGGGTCCGCGTCGAGACCGAGGTGACGGACGACGAGGTGGTCGTCCGGGTGCTCGACGACGGGCCGGGCATCGACGAGTCGGTGATGGCGCACGTCTTCGAGAAGGGACAGAAGGGGTTCGAGAGCCCCGGCACCGGCTTCGGGCTCTACCTCGTCCACGAGATCGTTGACTCGTACGGGGGACGCGTCGAGGCGACGAACCGGGAGGCTGGCGGGGCGGCGTTCACCGTCGGGCTGCCGCGCCCGTAG
- a CDS encoding amidohydrolase, translated as MELAVTGGRVLLPDLTVTEADVLVDADDGVVREVGHDLTGDEELDASGGLVMPGLVNAHTHVAMTLLRGYADDKPLEAWLQEDIWPAEGELTPEDVRVGAELGMLEMIKSGTTAFADMYFHVPEIVDAVADAGLRARLGHGVVTVAKGTETAHDDAEESIEVAREFDGAADGRVRTAFMPHSLTTVGSDFLDEYVPQAREAGVPVHIHANETADEVDPIVAEHGMRPLAYAREHGLLEPEDFVAHGVHTTPEEHAILAETGAGVVHCPASNMKLASGMAPVQAMRDAGVSVGLGTDGAASNNDLSLFDEMRDAAMLGKLAADDASAVPAETVVEMATQGGADVAGLPGGRIEAGAAADLVVVDLDAPHLTPGHDLVSHLTYAATGSDVRHTICDGAVLMRDREVLTMDEDAVLERAETAAAELVERV; from the coding sequence ATGGAACTCGCAGTCACCGGTGGACGGGTACTCTTGCCGGACCTCACAGTGACGGAGGCGGACGTGCTGGTCGACGCCGACGATGGCGTCGTCCGCGAGGTCGGCCATGACCTCACCGGCGACGAGGAACTGGACGCGTCGGGCGGGCTGGTGATGCCCGGCCTTGTGAACGCCCACACGCACGTCGCGATGACGCTGCTCCGGGGGTACGCCGACGACAAGCCGCTCGAGGCGTGGCTCCAGGAGGACATCTGGCCGGCGGAGGGCGAGCTGACCCCCGAGGACGTGCGCGTCGGCGCGGAGCTGGGGATGCTGGAGATGATAAAGTCCGGGACGACCGCGTTCGCGGACATGTACTTCCACGTCCCGGAGATCGTCGACGCGGTGGCGGACGCTGGCCTCCGGGCGCGGCTCGGCCACGGCGTCGTCACCGTGGCGAAGGGGACGGAGACGGCCCACGACGACGCCGAGGAGAGCATCGAAGTGGCGCGGGAGTTCGACGGCGCGGCCGACGGCCGGGTCCGCACCGCGTTCATGCCGCACTCGCTGACGACCGTCGGGAGCGACTTCCTCGACGAGTACGTGCCGCAGGCCCGCGAGGCGGGCGTCCCGGTGCACATCCACGCGAACGAGACGGCCGACGAGGTCGACCCCATCGTCGCAGAGCACGGGATGCGGCCGCTGGCGTACGCCCGGGAGCACGGGCTGCTCGAACCCGAGGACTTCGTCGCCCACGGCGTCCACACCACGCCCGAAGAGCACGCCATCCTCGCCGAAACCGGCGCGGGCGTCGTCCACTGCCCGGCATCGAACATGAAGCTCGCGAGCGGGATGGCCCCCGTGCAGGCGATGCGGGACGCGGGCGTCTCGGTCGGCCTCGGAACGGACGGCGCGGCGTCGAACAACGACCTCTCGCTGTTCGACGAGATGCGCGACGCGGCGATGCTCGGCAAGCTCGCGGCCGACGACGCGAGCGCGGTGCCCGCCGAGACCGTCGTCGAGATGGCGACCCAGGGCGGTGCGGACGTGGCGGGGCTCCCCGGTGGGCGCATCGAGGCCGGCGCGGCGGCGGACCTCGTCGTCGTCGACCTCGACGCACCGCACCTCACGCCGGGCCACGACCTCGTGAGCCACCTCACCTACGCCGCGACGGGCAGCGACGTGCGCCACACGATCTGCGACGGCGCGGTGCTCATGCGCGACCGCGAGGTGCTGACGATGGACGAGGACGCGGTGCTGGAGCGGGCGGAGACGGCGGCGGCGGAGCTGGTCGAGCGGGTCTGA